Below is a window of Edaphobacter dinghuensis DNA.
GGTATCAGAAGAAAGTTCAACTCCTTCGATTCGCTGAGGTGCTCGATGTGGGCGTCGCGAAAGCCGATGCTCTCTTCCTGCGCCTCCGGGATCATGGAGACGTCTGCCTCGGTATCCATGGACACGCCGATACAGACGCCGTGGACCGAGGTGCCGAGTTTGGCGCGTGCATGGACGTGGACGACGATGCGGTCTTGCGCGAAGGTGACATGCGGCGAGTCGGCATAGACGTAGCAGGCTGATTTGATGTTGCCGCGCATGTAGTAGCGGCCCTCGGGGCCATTGAATAACTGTGCACGCAGCGTGCGTTCGAGCGCCTGCGACGAGATCTTGACCTCGATGGCGGATGCGGCGCGCGTGACGCCGAGCAGCAGAGCACAGAGGAGCAGAAGACCGACCGGGATGCGGCGCACCATGCTTCCAGCATAAAGCCATGGGCGGGGTGAGCGGACATCGATAGCCGGTTCGCGGTATGCTTCGAGGTGCGTTCTTGTCCCGCTCCGGCGGGCGATCTACTTTCAGGAGATTCAATGAAACGGCGTGAATTTTTGACCTCGTCGCTTGCCGCATCCACCCTTGCACTCACGAATCAGGCAAAATCGCAGGCACAGTCATCGGCTGCTGCCGGTCCTCGCGAGTACTATCACCTGCGCAAGTACCATATGCAGACCGGGCCGCAGACGAAGTTGACCGATAACTTTGTGGGCGACGCGTTGATTCCTGCGCTGAACCGGCTGGGCATAGCGCCGGTGGGTGCATTTCATCTCGACCTGGGGCCGGAGACGCCAACGCTGTATGTGCTGATGCCTTCGACCAATCTTGAAACTCTGGTGAACATCGATCACAAGCTCGTCGAGGACGAGGTTTTTATGAAGGCAGCGGAGCCGTTCTGGAGCGCACCTGCCACGGCTCCCGCGTTCATTCGTACGGAGAGCACACTGCTCAGCGCCTTTCCCGGCCATCCCAAGCTGACTCCTCCGCCCTCGACGGCGCAGCACGGCAAGCGCGTCTTCCAGCTTCGTACCTACGAGAGCCCCAGCTTTGCCGACCACGTTCGCAAGGTGGAGATGTTCCATAAAGGAGAGTTCGAGTACTTCCAGAATGCGGGCTTCGACCAGGTGTTTTATGGCGATACGCTGATTGGGCAGCGAATGCCTAACCTGACCTACATGCTCAGCTATCCGGAGCTGTCGGACCTGACCGAGAAGTGGAAGGCATTCGGCGCCGATCCGGGTTGGAAGAAGCTGTCGAGCGATCCGCGCTACGCGTTTGAGCAGATCGTGAGCAACATCTCGAACCTGATTCTCAGCCCGGCACCGTACTCGCAGATTTAATCGCGGCAAAGAGAGAACAACGAAAGGCAATTGTAGAAGTACATGGAACTTACGCAGCTTAACGAACACTTCGCCATCCCCGGCGTGCTTGCATTTCACCAGACCCCGAGCGGGTTGATCTATGCCGACGTCACAACGCCGCATGCGACGGCAACGATCTACCTGCAAGGGGCGCACCTGACGGCGTGGCAGCCGGCGGGCGAGCAGCCGGTACTGTTTCTCAGCCGCAAGAGCGACTTTGAACAGGGCAAGCCTATTCGCGGCGGCGCACCGATTGCGTTTCCGTGGTTTGCCAACCGGCACGATGGCAAGGCCGGTCCGTCGCACGGCTTTGCCCGCATTCAGGATTGGACGCTTGCCTTTGCCGCGCTTGCGGGAGAAGACCTGCACCTGACCTTCACGCTGGCTCCGACGGCGATGAGCCGCGAGCTTGGCTTCGACAACTTCCGGCTGGCGTATCGGCTGGTGATTGGCCGAACGCTCACGATGCAGCTTGCGGTGGCCAACGATGCCGCGACACCTCTGGTCTTTGAAGAGGCGCTGCATACCTACTACGCGGTCGACGACATTCACGAGGTAACCGTGACCGGGCTGGAGCCGACGCCATTTATTGATAAGACCGATGCGATGCGCGAGAAACCCGCGGCGCATGCGCCTCTGAGCTTTACCGGGCCGACCGATCGTGTCTACCAGAACACGGCTGTGACCTGCGTTCTGCACGATGGTGCCGGGCGACGCCGGATTACGGTGGCTAAGACGAACTCGAATACTACCGTTGTCTTTAACCCGTGGAAGGCGATGGCGGACATGGGCGAAGATGAGTGGCACGAGATGCTGTGCGTCGAGACGGTCAACGCGGCTGCTAACACTGTGACGTTGGCGC
It encodes the following:
- a CDS encoding NIPSNAP family protein translates to MKRREFLTSSLAASTLALTNQAKSQAQSSAAAGPREYYHLRKYHMQTGPQTKLTDNFVGDALIPALNRLGIAPVGAFHLDLGPETPTLYVLMPSTNLETLVNIDHKLVEDEVFMKAAEPFWSAPATAPAFIRTESTLLSAFPGHPKLTPPPSTAQHGKRVFQLRTYESPSFADHVRKVEMFHKGEFEYFQNAGFDQVFYGDTLIGQRMPNLTYMLSYPELSDLTEKWKAFGADPGWKKLSSDPRYAFEQIVSNISNLILSPAPYSQI
- a CDS encoding D-hexose-6-phosphate mutarotase gives rise to the protein MELTQLNEHFAIPGVLAFHQTPSGLIYADVTTPHATATIYLQGAHLTAWQPAGEQPVLFLSRKSDFEQGKPIRGGAPIAFPWFANRHDGKAGPSHGFARIQDWTLAFAALAGEDLHLTFTLAPTAMSRELGFDNFRLAYRLVIGRTLTMQLAVANDAATPLVFEEALHTYYAVDDIHEVTVTGLEPTPFIDKTDAMREKPAAHAPLSFTGPTDRVYQNTAVTCVLHDGAGRRRITVAKTNSNTTVVFNPWKAMADMGEDEWHEMLCVETVNAAANTVTLAPGETHAMQAVVSVEKTPLVN